From Novosphingobium resinovorum, the proteins below share one genomic window:
- the wecC gene encoding UDP-N-acetyl-D-mannosamine dehydrogenase — MSRTSSSPSVCVVGLGYIGLPTAAVIARSGSKVLGLDVSQKVVDTINRGEIHIEEVDLDGLVQGVVSRGLLSASLEVAPADVFVIAVPTPFEKDEKGDHAPDISYVLAAGRTIAPVLKAGDVVILESTSPVGTTEKMRDMIAQMRPDLKIPGLTRETPDISIAYCPERVLPGRILEELTNNDRSIGGITPRCARKALAFYKRFVRGECVTTDARSAEMTKLVENAYRDVNIAFANELSIVSDRMGLDVWEVIRLANRHPRVNILSPGPGVGGHCIAVDPWFIVHGAPEETPLIRTARGVNDGKMHHVIAKAEALIEAHPDARIACLGLAFKANIDDFRESPARFVASRIARKFGERVSIVEPYAAELPIEFTDTGVTQIDIDEALETCEILIVLVDHDVFRVVPLAERATKLVYDTRGIWADQPRVVREEAAKLALAN; from the coding sequence ATGAGCAGGACAAGCTCTTCACCCTCGGTCTGCGTCGTCGGCCTCGGCTACATCGGACTTCCCACCGCCGCCGTGATCGCCCGTTCGGGCAGCAAGGTGCTGGGCCTCGACGTGTCGCAGAAGGTGGTCGACACCATCAATCGCGGCGAGATCCATATCGAGGAAGTCGATCTCGACGGTCTCGTGCAGGGTGTGGTTTCGCGCGGGCTGCTGTCGGCCTCGCTGGAGGTGGCGCCCGCCGACGTCTTCGTGATCGCGGTGCCCACGCCCTTCGAGAAGGACGAGAAGGGCGACCACGCTCCTGACATCTCGTATGTCCTTGCGGCGGGCCGCACGATCGCGCCGGTGCTCAAGGCGGGCGACGTGGTGATCCTGGAATCGACCTCGCCGGTCGGCACCACCGAGAAGATGCGCGACATGATCGCGCAGATGCGGCCGGACCTGAAGATTCCGGGCCTCACCCGCGAGACCCCGGACATCTCGATCGCCTATTGCCCCGAGCGCGTCCTGCCCGGCCGCATCCTTGAGGAACTGACCAACAACGACCGGTCGATCGGCGGCATCACCCCGCGCTGCGCGCGCAAGGCGCTGGCGTTCTACAAGCGCTTCGTGCGCGGCGAATGCGTCACCACCGACGCGCGCTCGGCCGAGATGACCAAGCTGGTCGAGAACGCCTACCGCGACGTCAACATCGCCTTCGCCAACGAACTGTCGATCGTCTCGGACCGCATGGGGCTGGACGTGTGGGAGGTGATCCGCCTCGCCAACCGCCACCCGCGCGTCAACATCCTCTCGCCGGGCCCGGGCGTCGGCGGCCACTGCATCGCGGTGGACCCCTGGTTCATCGTCCACGGCGCGCCCGAGGAAACCCCGCTGATCCGCACCGCCCGCGGCGTCAACGACGGCAAGATGCACCACGTCATCGCCAAGGCCGAAGCCCTGATCGAAGCTCATCCGGACGCACGCATCGCCTGCCTCGGCCTCGCCTTCAAGGCCAACATCGACGACTTCCGCGAGAGTCCGGCCCGCTTCGTCGCCAGCCGCATCGCGCGCAAGTTCGGGGAGCGCGTCTCGATCGTCGAGCCCTATGCCGCCGAACTGCCGATCGAGTTCACCGACACCGGCGTCACCCAGATCGACATCGACGAAGCGCTGGAGACTTGCGAGATCCTGATCGTGCTGGTGGACCACGACGTCTTCCGCGTCGTGCCGCTGGCCGAACGCGCGACCAAGCTGGTCTACGATACGCGCGGCATCTGGGCCGACCAGCCCCGCGTCGTGCGCGAGGAAGCGGCGAAGCTGGCTCTGGCGAACTGA
- the wecB gene encoding non-hydrolyzing UDP-N-acetylglucosamine 2-epimerase, whose translation MTARILVVFGTRPEAIKLFPVVHALKDDPRFECVVCVSAQHRQMLDQVLEIAGIVPDHDLDVMQPDQTLDALTANLLTGLGKVMDEVKPTRVIVQGDTATAMSGALAAYYRKLPVDHVEAGLRSYNIYHPWPEEVNRKIIGAMASLHFAPTTTSEAALLRENVAADRVHVTGNTVIDALHWVTAEIERNPALASGLADLETRFAGKRIIGVTSHRRENFGEGMEQIAQAIREIASRPDTAVIFPVHLNPNVRKVMNKRLSGLDNVALIEPLDYPHFARLLAISEIMLTDSGGVQEEAPALGKPVLVMRETTERPEGVEAGTAKLVGTDARRIVTELSTLLDDKTAYEAMARAHNPFGDGQTSRRILELLANEI comes from the coding sequence ATGACCGCACGCATCCTCGTCGTTTTCGGCACGCGCCCGGAAGCCATCAAGCTGTTCCCCGTCGTCCATGCGCTCAAGGACGATCCCCGGTTCGAGTGCGTGGTCTGCGTCTCCGCGCAACACCGCCAGATGCTCGATCAGGTGCTGGAGATCGCCGGGATCGTGCCTGATCACGACCTCGACGTGATGCAGCCCGACCAGACGCTCGACGCGCTGACGGCGAACCTGCTCACCGGGCTGGGCAAGGTGATGGACGAGGTGAAGCCAACCCGCGTGATCGTGCAGGGCGACACCGCCACCGCCATGTCGGGCGCTCTCGCGGCCTATTACCGCAAGCTGCCGGTCGATCACGTCGAGGCAGGGCTGCGCAGCTACAACATCTACCATCCGTGGCCCGAGGAGGTGAATCGCAAGATCATCGGCGCCATGGCGAGCCTGCACTTCGCGCCCACCACCACCAGCGAGGCTGCCCTGCTGCGCGAGAATGTGGCGGCCGACCGCGTCCACGTCACCGGCAATACCGTGATCGACGCGCTGCATTGGGTCACCGCCGAGATTGAGCGTAATCCCGCTCTCGCGTCAGGCCTCGCCGACCTCGAAACCCGCTTCGCAGGAAAGCGCATCATCGGTGTCACCAGCCACCGCCGCGAGAACTTCGGGGAGGGCATGGAGCAGATCGCGCAGGCCATCCGCGAAATCGCATCGCGCCCCGACACGGCGGTGATCTTCCCCGTCCACCTGAACCCCAACGTGCGCAAGGTGATGAACAAGCGTCTTTCCGGCCTCGACAACGTCGCGCTGATCGAGCCGCTCGACTACCCGCACTTCGCCCGGCTGCTGGCGATCAGCGAGATCATGCTCACCGATTCGGGCGGCGTGCAGGAGGAAGCCCCGGCCCTCGGCAAGCCGGTACTGGTGATGCGCGAGACCACCGAGCGGCCCGAAGGCGTCGAGGCGGGCACCGCGAAACTCGTCGGCACCGATGCGCGCCGGATCGTTACCGAATTATCAACCCTGCTCGACGATAAGACCGCCTACGAGGCCATGGCGCGCGCCCACAATCCATTCGGAGACGGGCAGACCTCGCGCCGCATCCTGGAGCTGCTTGCGAATGAAATCTGA
- the dcd gene encoding dCTP deaminase yields the protein MSILSDKWIRQQAQEHGMIEPFVEAQRRDGCISYGLSSYGYDARVAPEFKIFTNVDSAVVDPKDFAANSFVDRTTDVCVIPPNSFALARTVEYFRVPRDVLVICLGKSTYARCGIIVNVTPLEPGWEGHVTLEFSNTTPLPAKIYANEGACQFLFLKGNEPCETSYADRAGKYMGQRGVTLPRL from the coding sequence ATGTCTATCCTCAGCGACAAGTGGATCCGCCAGCAGGCCCAGGAACACGGCATGATCGAGCCGTTCGTGGAGGCGCAGCGCCGCGACGGGTGCATTTCCTACGGCCTGTCTTCCTATGGCTACGACGCCCGCGTCGCGCCGGAGTTCAAGATCTTCACCAACGTCGATTCGGCGGTGGTCGATCCCAAGGACTTTGCGGCGAACTCCTTCGTGGACCGTACCACCGACGTCTGCGTGATCCCGCCCAACTCCTTCGCGCTGGCCCGCACGGTCGAATACTTCCGCGTCCCACGCGACGTTCTGGTCATCTGCCTGGGCAAGAGCACCTATGCGCGCTGCGGCATCATCGTGAACGTCACGCCGCTGGAACCGGGCTGGGAAGGCCACGTGACGCTCGAATTCTCGAACACCACCCCCCTGCCCGCGAAGATCTACGCCAACGAGGGCGCCTGCCAGTTCCTGTTCCTCAAGGGCAACGAACCGTGTGAGACGAGCTATGCCGACCGCGCGGGCAAGTACATGGGCCAGCGCGGAGTGACGCTGCCCCGGCTCTGA
- a CDS encoding DoxX family protein, whose protein sequence is MSKIAAIIGRILIALIFIFSGAGKLADISATETMIVAAGLPSGLAIPTGLFELLAGLCLAAGFMVRLVAVLLAGFTALTILFFHAQFGDPMQRVMALKNLAIIGGLALAFAHSQMWSHYYAIARERRGEIAARDADARVRDAELRAARAEARADVLAQGQTAHEPRTVVTDVNHDGVPEVRRTGWRNRRWFDW, encoded by the coding sequence GTGTCGAAGATTGCCGCGATAATCGGGCGGATTCTGATCGCCCTCATCTTCATATTTTCCGGGGCGGGCAAGCTCGCCGACATATCCGCGACCGAGACGATGATCGTCGCCGCCGGTCTGCCCTCGGGCCTTGCCATTCCCACCGGGCTGTTCGAACTGCTGGCGGGGCTGTGCCTTGCCGCCGGGTTCATGGTGCGGCTGGTGGCGGTGCTGCTGGCCGGATTCACCGCGCTGACGATCCTGTTCTTCCACGCGCAGTTCGGCGACCCGATGCAGCGGGTCATGGCGCTCAAGAACCTTGCGATCATCGGCGGCCTCGCGCTGGCCTTCGCGCATAGCCAGATGTGGAGCCACTACTACGCCATCGCCCGCGAGCGCCGGGGCGAGATCGCCGCGCGCGACGCGGATGCGCGCGTGCGCGACGCCGAATTGCGTGCCGCCCGTGCCGAAGCCCGCGCCGATGTGCTGGCGCAGGGACAGACGGCGCATGAACCGCGCACCGTTGTCACCGACGTCAACCACGACGGCGTGCCCGAAGTGCGCCGTACAGGCTGGCGCAACCGCCGCTGGTTCGACTGGTAA
- a CDS encoding SLC13 family permease gives MTFQQYLSIALLCSMMALFIWGRFRYDVTAVIALLAGLALGLVSPEKAFAGFADDIVIIVGSALVLSAAVQRSGLIEKAVAWAGRWLGRTGSQLLVLTASVGLASGLIKNIGALAMLMPAAGQLGRKSGTNPSRFLMPMSFAALLGGLTTLVGTSPNIIVSRVREQMTGEPFAMFDYLPTGLGLLAIGLVFLRLCYRLLPADRRAVATMGEALDIADYTIEARVREDAPVVGNTVAAFLREHDGEVDVTAVLRHGLSGEVRPDLVLVEDDVLILAGEPDALERAVAAGGLDPSGRDADDDGAESEHTARARDDVGVIEGVVTARSALAGSSASRLMLRERMGLRLVAISREGESLRAKPASILMQPGDVIVLQGALSAMPGRLRQLGVLPLAQRQIALGATRKGWLAVGILAAAMLATATGLVPVAAAFFAGAGLVVITGALSVDDAYEAVEWPILIMLGALIPVSGTLQSTGASDVMATGLAALARDMPPWGAVALVLAASMAVTPFLNNAATVLVMAPISAVFAGDLGYRPDAFLMATAIGAGCDFLTPIGHQCNTLVMGPGGYRFGDYARLGAPLSLLVLVLGTPLIIHFWPLR, from the coding sequence ATGACCTTTCAGCAATATCTGTCTATCGCCCTGCTTTGCAGTATGATGGCCCTCTTCATCTGGGGCCGCTTCCGCTACGACGTTACTGCAGTCATCGCCCTGTTGGCCGGCTTGGCTCTGGGGCTCGTCAGCCCCGAGAAGGCGTTCGCCGGTTTTGCCGACGATATCGTCATCATCGTCGGTTCGGCGCTCGTGCTTTCGGCTGCGGTGCAGCGGTCGGGGCTGATCGAGAAAGCCGTGGCATGGGCGGGCCGGTGGCTGGGGCGCACGGGATCGCAACTGCTGGTGCTCACGGCGTCAGTGGGCCTCGCCTCGGGGCTCATCAAGAATATCGGCGCGCTGGCGATGCTGATGCCTGCCGCCGGGCAACTCGGCCGCAAAAGCGGAACCAACCCCTCGCGTTTTCTCATGCCGATGTCGTTCGCCGCCCTGCTGGGCGGGCTGACAACGCTCGTCGGGACCTCGCCCAACATCATCGTCAGCCGGGTACGCGAGCAGATGACAGGCGAGCCGTTCGCGATGTTCGACTACCTGCCGACCGGGCTCGGCCTGCTGGCCATCGGGCTGGTCTTCCTGCGCCTGTGCTACCGCCTGCTCCCGGCCGACCGGCGCGCGGTGGCGACGATGGGCGAGGCGCTCGACATCGCCGACTACACGATCGAGGCCCGGGTCCGCGAGGATGCCCCGGTGGTGGGGAACACTGTTGCGGCTTTCCTGAGAGAGCATGACGGCGAGGTCGATGTGACGGCGGTGCTGCGTCATGGCCTCTCCGGTGAGGTTCGGCCGGACCTCGTGCTGGTGGAGGACGACGTGCTGATCCTTGCAGGCGAGCCCGATGCGCTGGAGCGCGCGGTCGCGGCGGGTGGCCTGGATCCCAGCGGCCGTGACGCGGACGACGACGGGGCCGAGAGCGAGCATACGGCGCGCGCCCGCGACGACGTGGGCGTGATCGAGGGTGTCGTCACCGCGCGCTCCGCGCTGGCGGGAAGTTCGGCAAGCCGGTTGATGCTGCGCGAGCGCATGGGGCTGCGCCTCGTCGCCATCTCGCGAGAGGGGGAGAGCCTGCGCGCCAAGCCGGCCAGCATCCTGATGCAGCCCGGCGACGTGATCGTGCTGCAAGGAGCGCTTTCCGCCATGCCGGGAAGGCTGCGGCAGCTTGGCGTACTGCCGCTGGCGCAGCGTCAGATCGCGCTGGGAGCGACGCGCAAGGGCTGGCTGGCGGTTGGAATTCTTGCCGCCGCGATGCTGGCAACGGCGACCGGGCTGGTGCCGGTGGCCGCAGCCTTTTTCGCCGGAGCGGGCCTCGTGGTCATCACCGGAGCCCTGTCTGTCGACGACGCCTACGAGGCCGTGGAATGGCCGATCCTCATCATGCTGGGGGCGCTGATCCCGGTGAGCGGGACGCTTCAATCGACCGGGGCTTCCGATGTCATGGCGACGGGGCTGGCGGCACTCGCGCGCGACATGCCGCCATGGGGCGCGGTGGCGCTGGTGCTGGCGGCGTCGATGGCGGTGACGCCGTTCCTCAACAATGCCGCGACGGTGCTGGTCATGGCGCCGATCTCGGCCGTGTTCGCCGGCGATCTCGGCTATCGGCCCGATGCGTTTCTGATGGCGACCGCGATCGGCGCGGGATGCGATTTCCTGACGCCGATCGGGCACCAGTGCAATACGCTGGTCATGGGGCCGGGGGGCTATCGTTTCGGCGACTATGCGCGGCTTGGGGCACCGCTCTCGCTGCTGGTGCTGGTGCTGGGCACGCCGCTGATCATTCACTTCTGGCCGCTGCGGTAA
- a CDS encoding tyrosine-type recombinase/integrase codes for MSRDTSPFIVGDYWLDKRRDGKAPDVWQIAGREQGRLVYRSTKCRDVAKAKEALRTFDANLRSKTKQDVEDAELLPHLFLYLKEHGPDVHRLDTVKSSFRAWIGFFRQDELGTGVKVADISKSTVARFRRWRMGPHEWDVPWGGRQFRHISTGVSGEAVQRNIDDLRAALRHAEDEKRIAAAPRIPSVDKTLRSKPRKLTLTPAELGAIVAYADHEPDVQAWLWLLIGTGVRPDAGLAFNPAAQWHGAVADMHPVGWPETNKRNPVVPVIEPLQKLMAAWPGGKPVKSRKIWWRTMRAKLGHPVSVIPKTIRHTVATHLRSSGVPGEQISALLGHKDEGDTLETTTTRYAHVDPNKMKAAIRALGKLWDQVEREATKWRRVHIVSITGDNNKVVERRSSEKPKEVVGSNGGR; via the coding sequence ATGTCCCGTGACACCTCCCCCTTCATCGTCGGCGACTACTGGCTCGACAAGCGCCGGGACGGCAAGGCCCCGGACGTCTGGCAAATCGCCGGTCGTGAGCAGGGGCGACTTGTCTATCGAAGCACTAAGTGCCGGGATGTAGCGAAGGCCAAGGAGGCGCTGCGCACCTTCGACGCGAACCTGCGCTCGAAGACAAAGCAGGACGTCGAGGACGCGGAGCTGCTGCCCCACCTGTTCCTCTACCTCAAGGAGCACGGCCCCGACGTCCATCGGCTGGATACGGTGAAGTCGTCGTTCCGCGCGTGGATCGGGTTCTTTCGTCAGGACGAACTGGGCACGGGCGTGAAGGTGGCCGACATCTCCAAGAGCACCGTGGCTCGGTTCCGCCGCTGGCGCATGGGGCCGCACGAGTGGGACGTGCCATGGGGCGGCCGCCAGTTCCGACACATCAGCACGGGCGTGTCGGGCGAGGCGGTGCAGAGGAACATCGACGACCTGCGCGCCGCTCTGCGCCACGCCGAGGACGAGAAGCGAATCGCCGCCGCGCCGCGCATCCCGTCGGTCGACAAGACGCTGCGCTCCAAGCCGCGCAAGCTGACGCTCACCCCGGCGGAGCTGGGCGCGATCGTCGCCTATGCGGATCACGAGCCCGACGTGCAGGCCTGGCTATGGCTGTTGATCGGCACCGGCGTGCGCCCCGACGCGGGCCTCGCCTTCAATCCAGCCGCCCAGTGGCACGGCGCGGTCGCGGATATGCACCCCGTCGGCTGGCCGGAGACGAACAAGCGCAACCCGGTCGTGCCCGTGATCGAGCCCCTGCAGAAGCTGATGGCCGCATGGCCGGGCGGGAAGCCGGTGAAGTCGCGAAAGATCTGGTGGCGCACCATGCGGGCGAAACTGGGCCACCCAGTCAGCGTGATCCCCAAGACGATTCGCCACACCGTCGCGACTCACCTGCGCAGCAGCGGGGTGCCCGGCGAGCAGATCAGCGCCTTGCTCGGTCACAAGGACGAGGGCGACACGTTGGAGACGACGACCACGCGCTACGCCCACGTCGACCCGAACAAGATGAAGGCGGCGATTCGTGCGCTGGGCAAACTGTGGGATCAGGTAGAGCGCGAGGCCACCAAGTGGAGGCGTGTCCACATCGTGTCCATCACCGGAGATAACAACAAGGTGGTGGAGCGCAGGAGCAGTGAAAAACCCAAGGAGGTCGTGGGTTCGAATGGTGGGCGGTGA